A section of the Rhodobacteraceae bacterium M382 genome encodes:
- a CDS encoding aminotransferase class I/II-fold pyridoxal phosphate-dependent enzyme: MDFPERFSNLPAYAFPRLRALLDHHAPGGDVVHMTIGEPKHDFPSWVTDEIVAHAGLFRSYPQNEGTDALRVAISGWINRRYGVSMDPDTQIMALNGTREGLYNAAMALCPETKNGQQPVILTPNPFYQVYMVAALSVGAEPVFVSATAATGHLPDYASLPAEVLNRTTIAYICSPANPQGAVATREYWVELIQLAEQYDFRIFADECYSEIYRDSAPIGVLSVAQEIGADVERIILFNSLSKRSNLAGLRSGFIAGGPETIKHAKQLRSYSGAPLPGPLQAAAARVWADEEHVVENRRLYQEKYTIADDVLGSVQGYMSPEAGFFLWLPVDNGEEAALKLWRETGVRVLPGAYLAQGDAGQNPGETYVRVALVAPKEDTGNALITLRDCLYG; the protein is encoded by the coding sequence ATGGATTTCCCCGAGCGGTTTTCGAACCTACCGGCTTATGCATTCCCGCGTTTGCGCGCGCTTTTGGATCACCATGCCCCTGGCGGGGACGTGGTTCATATGACGATTGGCGAGCCGAAACACGATTTTCCGTCCTGGGTGACGGACGAAATCGTTGCGCATGCAGGCCTGTTCCGGTCGTATCCTCAAAACGAAGGTACAGATGCGTTGCGCGTTGCGATCTCCGGTTGGATCAATCGCCGTTATGGCGTGTCTATGGACCCCGACACCCAGATCATGGCGCTGAATGGCACCCGCGAAGGGTTGTATAATGCGGCCATGGCGCTGTGCCCGGAAACAAAAAACGGGCAACAGCCGGTCATCCTGACGCCGAATCCATTTTACCAGGTTTACATGGTGGCGGCTTTGTCCGTGGGGGCTGAACCGGTTTTTGTGTCCGCCACGGCCGCCACTGGACACTTGCCCGATTACGCCAGCCTCCCCGCCGAGGTGCTGAACCGCACGACTATCGCCTATATTTGTTCTCCGGCGAATCCACAGGGCGCAGTTGCCACGCGAGAGTACTGGGTCGAGCTGATCCAACTGGCCGAGCAATATGATTTCCGCATCTTTGCGGATGAATGCTATTCCGAGATCTATCGCGATTCCGCCCCCATTGGTGTGCTGAGCGTCGCACAGGAAATTGGCGCAGACGTCGAGCGGATCATTCTGTTCAACTCCTTGTCCAAACGTTCGAATTTGGCCGGGCTGCGATCGGGGTTCATTGCGGGTGGCCCCGAAACGATCAAACATGCCAAACAGCTACGGTCCTATTCCGGCGCGCCGCTGCCGGGGCCATTACAGGCCGCCGCCGCCCGTGTGTGGGCGGATGAAGAACACGTTGTTGAAAATCGTCGCCTCTATCAGGAAAAATACACCATCGCTGATGACGTGCTGGGTAGCGTACAGGGATATATGAGCCCAGAGGCTGGCTTTTTCCTGTGGCTGCCCGTGGATAACGGCGAAGAGGCTGCGTTGAAACTGTGGCGGGAAACCGGAGTGCGGGTGTTGCCGGGGGCCTATCTGGCCCAGGGCGACGCCGGGCAAAATCCGGGAGAAACATATGTTCGGGTCGCTTTGGTTGCCCCGAAAGAAGACACAGGCAATGCGCTGATCACCTTGCGCGACTGTTTGTACGGATAA